In Fibrobacter sp. UWB10, a single window of DNA contains:
- the nspC gene encoding carboxynorspermidine decarboxylase, protein MFGKNLDYSQVPSPCFVLDEARLRRNMAILDDIQQRGNVKIICALKGYSFWRSFPLIREYLAGATASSLNEARLAKEEMGKEVHVFAPVYEDDEIDQILACAGHITFNSFSQWQRFKDKTLAAGVSAGIRVNPQFSTVETDLYNPCGKFSRLGVTEAEFKPELLDGIEGLHFHALCEQDADALEGVLKAFEQHFGKYLPQMKWVNFGGGHHITRKDYHREDLVRILNDFHQRYPHLTVIMEPGEAVGWQTGELVASVGDIVHNEMDIAVLNVSISAHMPDCLEMPYRPTVTGAGMPGEKKFTYKLAGNSCLAGDQLGDFSFDEPLKVGDKIIFEDMIHYTMVKTTFFNGVRHPSIGKFDEQGKFHLLHKFTYEQFKDKL, encoded by the coding sequence ATGTTCGGTAAAAATCTCGACTATTCCCAAGTTCCCTCCCCCTGTTTTGTACTAGATGAAGCCCGACTCCGCCGAAATATGGCGATTTTGGACGATATTCAGCAGCGTGGGAATGTAAAAATTATTTGCGCTTTGAAGGGATACAGCTTCTGGCGGTCCTTCCCGCTGATTCGTGAATATTTGGCAGGCGCCACCGCCTCCAGTCTAAACGAAGCGAGACTGGCCAAAGAAGAAATGGGAAAAGAGGTCCATGTGTTCGCCCCTGTCTACGAAGACGATGAAATCGACCAGATTCTCGCCTGCGCAGGCCACATTACCTTCAACAGCTTTAGCCAGTGGCAGCGTTTTAAAGACAAGACCCTCGCCGCAGGTGTGAGCGCCGGAATTCGCGTAAACCCGCAATTTTCCACAGTCGAGACCGACCTGTACAACCCGTGCGGCAAGTTTTCGAGGCTCGGAGTCACCGAAGCCGAGTTCAAACCGGAACTGTTGGACGGCATTGAAGGACTCCATTTTCACGCCCTCTGTGAACAAGACGCCGACGCCCTGGAAGGCGTACTCAAGGCATTCGAGCAACATTTCGGCAAGTACCTGCCGCAAATGAAATGGGTGAATTTCGGCGGCGGACACCACATTACCCGCAAAGATTACCACCGCGAAGACCTGGTCCGCATTTTGAACGACTTCCACCAGCGCTATCCGCACCTCACGGTCATCATGGAACCGGGAGAGGCCGTCGGGTGGCAGACGGGCGAACTGGTCGCCTCGGTCGGAGACATTGTCCATAACGAAATGGACATTGCCGTACTGAACGTATCAATTAGCGCACACATGCCAGACTGCCTTGAAATGCCGTACCGCCCCACCGTAACAGGCGCCGGCATGCCAGGTGAAAAGAAATTTACATACAAACTAGCAGGCAATTCTTGCCTCGCCGGCGACCAGCTCGGAGACTTTTCTTTTGACGAGCCCCTCAAGGTGGGCGACAAGATTATCTTCGAAGACATGATCCATTATACAATGGTCAAGACCACGTTCTTCAACGGCGTGCGCCACCCGAGCATCGGAAAATTCGACGAACAGGGCAAATTCCATTTGCTGCACAAGTTCACCTACGAGCAGTTCAAGGATAAGCTGTAG
- a CDS encoding pentapeptide repeat-containing protein — MNMKSVSKFGLCLLSALALNVYAQDNWAGKDLNVSFSNKRIDGFNFKNAKAVAHTTDFRRATGEGPNFQGAKLNEVSFQNAVINGANFEGADLTKATISGADIRSSSFEGANMEEANLYRATLLDSNFPKVNFKNARLDAMKVSDNADFSKSDLTQASVMDVDLTAADFSKANLTRANFSRSLMANSDLRKATIVKTDFSACNLIAANFKGVDLVDVNFAKAGLSQANFSGVEFNNVNLQDADLSLTTFNDVDLSKTQLQKAKFAQSTVKNMKFDGQDLTGVIFDKGSVAKSSFAKTKLSKASFYDTEVSKNAFQNAELLKAVFDGAYVRKNIFDKADLTKANFANSTIERSDFILAQLNGVSFAGAKLIKVNFTNANMQGIKIDADTKMEDVDFSGANLEGAKIEKFTAKKVIYDNKTKFPSGFDPRQYGFTKRGEKAADIKVEGSGSSPKKKRKKAADDEE; from the coding sequence ATGAATATGAAGAGTGTATCAAAGTTCGGCCTGTGCCTGTTGAGCGCACTTGCCCTCAACGTTTACGCCCAAGACAACTGGGCAGGTAAGGACCTGAACGTTTCTTTCAGTAACAAGCGTATCGATGGTTTTAACTTCAAAAATGCAAAAGCCGTCGCACACACCACCGACTTCCGTCGTGCCACCGGTGAAGGTCCGAACTTCCAGGGAGCAAAGCTCAATGAAGTTTCCTTCCAGAATGCAGTGATTAACGGAGCAAACTTTGAAGGCGCTGACCTTACTAAGGCGACCATCAGCGGTGCCGACATCCGCAGTTCTTCGTTCGAAGGCGCCAACATGGAAGAAGCTAACCTCTACCGTGCAACGCTTCTCGACAGTAACTTCCCGAAAGTCAACTTCAAAAACGCACGCCTCGACGCTATGAAGGTGTCCGACAACGCTGACTTCAGCAAGTCCGACCTCACCCAGGCGTCCGTGATGGATGTGGACCTTACTGCAGCCGACTTCAGCAAGGCAAACCTCACCCGTGCAAACTTCTCCCGTTCCTTGATGGCTAACAGCGACCTCCGCAAGGCCACCATCGTCAAGACGGACTTCTCTGCATGTAACCTGATTGCCGCCAACTTCAAGGGCGTTGACCTCGTTGACGTGAACTTCGCAAAGGCCGGTCTTTCTCAGGCCAACTTCAGCGGTGTTGAATTCAACAACGTGAACCTGCAGGATGCAGACCTTTCCTTGACGACCTTCAATGACGTCGACCTTTCCAAGACTCAGCTCCAGAAGGCCAAGTTCGCTCAGTCCACCGTGAAGAACATGAAGTTCGACGGCCAGGACCTGACCGGCGTTATCTTCGACAAGGGTTCCGTGGCTAAGAGCTCGTTCGCTAAGACCAAGCTCTCCAAGGCTTCCTTCTACGACACCGAAGTGAGCAAGAACGCTTTCCAGAATGCAGAACTCCTGAAGGCTGTGTTCGACGGTGCCTACGTTCGTAAGAACATCTTCGACAAGGCTGACCTGACCAAGGCCAACTTCGCCAACTCCACCATCGAACGTTCCGACTTCATTCTCGCCCAGCTCAACGGCGTGAGCTTCGCCGGTGCTAAGCTCATCAAGGTGAACTTCACCAACGCCAACATGCAGGGCATCAAGATTGACGCTGACACCAAGATGGAAGACGTGGACTTCTCTGGCGCAAACCTCGAAGGTGCCAAGATCGAAAAGTTCACCGCCAAGAAGGTGATCTACGACAACAAGACCAAGTTCCCGTCTGGCTTTGACCCGCGTCAGTATGGCTTCACCAAGCGTGGAGAAAAGGCCGCCGACATCAAGGTCGAAGGCTCTGGTTCTTCTCCGAAGAAGAAAAGAAAAAAAGCCGCTGACGACGAAGAGTAG
- a CDS encoding ABC transporter ATP-binding protein, translating into MSDLNTMLLNCENLVLGYGHEKTVVVTPVNFELNAGDVVALLGENGSGKSTFLKTLCGLLSPVSGNVLLLGKSEWTARERARFITLVRMSGVTCDRMTVREFVGLGRTPYAGIFDGRSKEDESIVDEAIALLDLENFASRWLTELSDGERSRVYLAQAVAQQVKVLLLDEPNAFLDIPRSRKLFTLLQKLAKERGMGILVSTHSVEYAEKYCDRIMVIEKGRVRTESAKDARAKGLLDWTEG; encoded by the coding sequence ATGAGTGATCTGAACACGATGCTTTTGAATTGCGAAAATTTGGTGCTTGGTTACGGCCATGAAAAGACTGTGGTTGTGACGCCGGTGAATTTTGAATTGAATGCGGGTGACGTTGTGGCGTTGCTCGGTGAAAATGGTTCTGGCAAAAGCACTTTTCTTAAAACGCTTTGTGGCCTTTTGTCGCCTGTGTCTGGAAACGTCTTGTTGCTTGGCAAGTCGGAATGGACTGCTCGTGAACGCGCCCGCTTTATAACGCTTGTGCGTATGAGTGGCGTTACGTGTGATCGCATGACCGTGCGCGAATTTGTGGGCCTTGGCCGTACGCCTTACGCCGGAATTTTTGATGGGCGCAGCAAAGAGGATGAAAGCATTGTTGACGAAGCGATTGCTTTGCTGGACTTGGAAAATTTTGCAAGTCGCTGGCTTACGGAACTCAGCGATGGAGAACGTAGCCGCGTTTATTTGGCGCAGGCGGTGGCGCAGCAGGTCAAAGTCTTGTTGCTCGACGAACCGAATGCGTTCCTGGATATTCCCCGTAGCCGTAAGTTGTTTACGCTTTTGCAAAAGCTGGCAAAAGAACGTGGTATGGGAATTCTGGTGTCAACGCATTCTGTAGAATACGCTGAAAAGTATTGCGACCGAATCATGGTTATTGAGAAAGGCCGTGTGCGTACAGAATCGGCGAAAGATGCCCGCGCAAAGGGCCTGCTGGATTGGACTGAAGGCTAA
- a CDS encoding SufE family protein, with product MNSRLNEVRETFANFADEDGKWKYLLDLARAHKGMDASLKDEKFIIQGCASTMYLVPKFDGEKIHFEMDVEGGTTNPLISRGLGALALKVYNDMAPADILAVDPKFFQDIGLNVGLSPTRSNGFASLVKQIYLYARVYMALSKK from the coding sequence ATGAATTCTCGTTTGAACGAAGTGCGTGAAACGTTTGCAAACTTTGCAGACGAAGACGGCAAGTGGAAATACTTGCTCGACTTGGCCCGTGCCCACAAGGGTATGGATGCCTCGCTCAAAGACGAAAAGTTCATTATCCAGGGTTGTGCTTCGACCATGTATCTGGTGCCGAAGTTCGATGGCGAAAAGATTCATTTTGAAATGGATGTCGAAGGCGGAACTACGAACCCGCTCATTAGCCGCGGCCTCGGTGCGCTCGCACTCAAGGTGTATAATGATATGGCTCCGGCAGATATTCTTGCTGTCGACCCGAAGTTTTTCCAGGACATCGGACTCAATGTAGGCCTTTCGCCGACGCGCTCGAATGGTTTTGCGAGCCTTGTCAAACAGATTTATTTATATGCACGGGTCTACATGGCCCTTTCAAAAAAGTAG
- the proC gene encoding pyrroline-5-carboxylate reductase has product MSEKIFFAGTGNMGGAILRGLLKAGTNPSTIFFFDPSDKAAAEVTALGCVRVASFAEGINKADVTFLCVKPQIFKLVAAEWKAAAAAEKATKTFVSIMAGVTRKALIEVLGEKNQILRVMPNLPLTVGKGSVGLATDGVTEETLAIAEKIFGNIGVTCRVAESLMDAVTGLSGSAPAYVFEFIEGLTRGGVKAGLTRDVALKLALGTIEGSVELVKQSGKSPSDLCAMVCSPAGTTIAGINALEEGAFRSTLIKAVVAGTDRSKELGK; this is encoded by the coding sequence ATGTCAGAAAAAATCTTTTTCGCAGGCACCGGCAACATGGGTGGAGCAATCCTCCGTGGACTTTTGAAGGCCGGCACCAATCCTTCTACCATTTTCTTCTTCGACCCGTCCGATAAGGCCGCCGCCGAAGTCACCGCTCTCGGCTGCGTGCGCGTTGCAAGCTTTGCCGAAGGCATCAATAAGGCCGACGTGACTTTCCTTTGCGTGAAGCCGCAGATTTTCAAGCTGGTGGCCGCCGAATGGAAGGCAGCCGCTGCAGCCGAAAAGGCTACCAAGACTTTCGTGAGCATTATGGCCGGCGTTACCCGCAAGGCCCTCATCGAAGTCCTTGGCGAAAAGAACCAGATTCTCCGCGTGATGCCTAACTTACCGCTGACTGTTGGCAAGGGTTCCGTGGGCCTCGCTACTGACGGCGTTACCGAAGAAACGCTCGCCATCGCAGAAAAGATTTTTGGCAACATTGGCGTGACCTGCCGAGTCGCAGAATCGCTTATGGATGCCGTGACCGGTCTTTCTGGCAGCGCCCCCGCTTACGTGTTCGAATTCATTGAAGGTCTTACCCGCGGCGGCGTGAAAGCAGGCCTTACCCGCGATGTAGCCCTCAAGCTCGCTCTCGGCACCATCGAAGGCAGCGTCGAACTCGTGAAGCAGTCTGGCAAGAGCCCCTCTGACCTCTGCGCGATGGTCTGTTCCCCCGCAGGTACAACTATTGCAGGCATCAACGCTCTTGAAGAAGGCGCCTTCCGTAGTACGCTGATCAAGGCTGTTGTGGCCGGCACCGACCGCAGCAAGGAACTGGGAAAATAG
- the rho gene encoding transcription termination factor Rho, with product MADQEPTGAEIPPELNPEIPNIEEKEASPKRRGRPKKAKEETTEEKAVVKEEKPFVEAPASIQEAPVQSAPIVENVEAAPAERPAEVQVNAPTEPQGDAAQAPAQDANQGEGTNDAQGEAQGDNQNDGQQRFQNQQNRRFDKFNKNNRRFDKNNRQNQRFQPEEEDSTPLPEPDSEAWNKARECWSKYRKMTMSDLQELAAQKENLDFRRYRKQSLGLLLQSLENENNIVYAEGLLEVTPQGHGFLRNTEFNYQQGPDDVYVSQNLIRKLGLKVGDTVAGIARPPRDQNDKYYALRRVDKVNFEDPEKIKRRVAFEYLTPIHPNEKIQLEWDPEELSTRVMDLFSPIGKGQRSIILAPPRTGKTILLQNMTRAIAKNHPEIIIMVLLIDERPEEVTEMREIIGKLVEANPNLRAEVVASTFDEPPDHHARVATMVLEKAKRLVEQQKDVVVLLDSITRFARANNVVIPHSGKILSGGVDANAMQFPKKFFGAARKIADKLGDFQKDSNGQVVHTITGEPVREIIQKNGSLTIIGTALIETGSRMDEVIFEEFKGTGNMELVLDRRLAEKRTWPAIDIFKSGTRKEDRLLTLYEQDIIWKFRQGAQNDTENGIMDKLIKMMKQNKTNAELLEFLKKAKDSLR from the coding sequence TTGGCTGATCAAGAACCAACAGGTGCAGAAATCCCGCCTGAATTGAACCCGGAAATTCCGAATATTGAAGAAAAAGAAGCCTCCCCCAAGCGCCGCGGCAGGCCTAAGAAAGCGAAAGAAGAAACGACCGAAGAAAAGGCCGTAGTCAAAGAAGAAAAGCCTTTCGTCGAAGCTCCGGCAAGCATTCAAGAAGCACCTGTACAAAGCGCCCCGATAGTCGAAAATGTAGAAGCCGCTCCGGCAGAAAGACCCGCCGAAGTTCAAGTGAACGCTCCGACTGAACCGCAAGGCGATGCAGCACAGGCCCCCGCACAAGACGCAAACCAAGGCGAAGGCACGAACGACGCCCAAGGCGAAGCACAAGGTGACAATCAGAACGATGGTCAACAGCGTTTCCAGAACCAGCAGAATCGCCGCTTCGACAAGTTCAACAAGAACAACCGCCGTTTTGACAAGAACAACCGTCAGAACCAGAGATTCCAGCCCGAAGAAGAAGACTCTACTCCGCTGCCGGAACCAGATTCTGAAGCCTGGAACAAGGCCCGCGAATGCTGGAGCAAGTACCGCAAGATGACCATGAGCGACTTGCAGGAGCTCGCCGCCCAAAAGGAAAACCTTGATTTTAGGCGTTACCGCAAGCAGTCCTTGGGACTTTTGCTACAAAGTCTTGAAAATGAAAACAACATTGTTTACGCCGAAGGCCTTCTGGAAGTCACGCCGCAAGGTCACGGATTCCTGCGCAATACCGAATTCAACTACCAGCAGGGCCCGGACGACGTTTACGTTAGCCAGAATTTGATTCGCAAACTCGGCCTTAAGGTTGGCGATACCGTTGCAGGCATTGCTCGCCCGCCGCGCGATCAGAACGACAAGTACTATGCGCTGCGCCGTGTGGACAAGGTCAACTTTGAAGACCCCGAAAAAATCAAGCGCCGCGTCGCCTTTGAATACCTGACCCCGATTCACCCGAACGAAAAGATTCAGCTCGAATGGGATCCCGAAGAACTTAGCACCCGCGTGATGGATTTGTTCTCCCCCATTGGTAAGGGTCAGCGTAGTATTATTCTTGCTCCCCCGCGCACCGGTAAGACAATTCTCTTGCAGAACATGACCCGCGCGATTGCCAAGAATCACCCCGAAATTATCATCATGGTGCTTCTGATCGACGAACGTCCTGAAGAAGTGACCGAAATGCGTGAAATTATCGGCAAATTGGTCGAAGCCAATCCGAACCTGCGCGCCGAAGTGGTTGCCTCTACCTTCGATGAACCGCCTGATCACCACGCCCGCGTGGCCACCATGGTACTCGAAAAGGCCAAACGCCTTGTGGAACAGCAGAAGGATGTCGTGGTGTTGCTCGACTCCATTACCCGTTTTGCCCGCGCAAACAACGTGGTAATTCCGCACTCCGGCAAGATTCTTTCGGGCGGTGTGGACGCCAACGCCATGCAGTTCCCGAAGAAGTTCTTCGGTGCAGCCCGTAAGATTGCCGACAAGCTCGGCGACTTCCAGAAGGATTCCAACGGACAGGTCGTTCACACTATTACAGGCGAACCCGTTCGCGAAATCATCCAGAAGAACGGCTCTCTCACCATTATCGGCACCGCCTTGATTGAAACCGGTAGCCGCATGGACGAAGTGATCTTCGAAGAATTCAAGGGTACGGGTAACATGGAACTGGTGCTTGACCGCCGTCTGGCAGAAAAGCGCACCTGGCCCGCCATTGATATCTTCAAGTCCGGCACCCGTAAAGAAGACCGTTTGCTCACCCTTTACGAACAGGACATTATCTGGAAATTCCGTCAGGGCGCCCAGAATGATACTGAAAACGGCATTATGGACAAGCTCATCAAGATGATGAAGCAGAATAAGACCAATGCCGAATTACTCGAATTTTTAAAGAAGGCCAAGGACAGCCTCCGTTAA
- a CDS encoding sigma-54 dependent transcriptional regulator, producing MATINLFAKDNATSSFIQDVLSSVDYQMDIYREAPAAGAIPQVPLVIWDLDSFPEYNLQTLKAFRDHSPDTLILVYAETPERYSEISNKHYDSILSVESLKLHLMSQVVKLKEIHTARQIFNERMSHLVGKSPAMQQLRKTVQRAIVHTGPVLIQGETGVGKELIARAVGCMYEKFVTVNCSAIPENLFESELFGHTRGAFTGAQNERIGLFEAADGGAIFLDEIGDMPLHAQVKLLRVLQNKEIRPLGSNMTKHVNVRIIAATNRELQQEIAEKRFREDLYYRLNVIPMQISPLRERKEDIEDLANYFIHTYQGTGEHYTLSSEALHKLQEYDWPGNIRELENVIQRALCFTSAGVLQPEDLHIDTLRASTPINESAAPKAASKAVPAYESFRQMQLEQEREFLIKTIRECNGSVREAAQKLGLFRTALYNRLNHLGVNIKEVGSRK from the coding sequence ATGGCAACCATCAATCTATTCGCGAAAGATAATGCAACGTCCTCGTTTATACAGGACGTTCTTTCGTCGGTAGATTACCAGATGGATATTTACCGCGAAGCACCAGCGGCAGGTGCCATTCCGCAAGTACCGCTGGTCATTTGGGATTTGGATTCCTTTCCGGAATACAATCTACAAACGCTCAAGGCATTCCGCGATCATTCGCCAGACACATTGATTCTGGTTTACGCGGAAACGCCCGAACGGTACAGCGAAATTTCGAACAAGCATTACGACAGCATTCTTTCGGTGGAATCCTTAAAGCTCCACTTGATGTCGCAAGTCGTAAAGCTCAAAGAAATTCATACCGCCCGCCAAATCTTTAACGAACGCATGAGTCACTTGGTCGGAAAAAGCCCGGCCATGCAGCAGCTCCGCAAAACGGTCCAGCGCGCCATCGTGCATACAGGCCCGGTGCTCATTCAAGGCGAAACCGGCGTAGGTAAGGAACTTATCGCTCGCGCCGTCGGCTGCATGTACGAAAAGTTCGTGACCGTCAACTGCAGTGCCATTCCCGAAAACCTGTTCGAAAGCGAACTTTTCGGACACACCCGTGGAGCATTCACGGGTGCTCAAAACGAACGTATAGGTCTTTTTGAGGCAGCCGACGGCGGCGCCATCTTTCTCGACGAAATTGGCGATATGCCCTTGCACGCCCAAGTCAAACTCTTGCGCGTGCTGCAGAACAAGGAAATCCGCCCGCTCGGCTCTAACATGACCAAGCATGTCAACGTTCGCATTATCGCAGCCACCAACCGCGAATTGCAACAAGAAATCGCCGAAAAACGATTCCGCGAAGACCTCTATTACCGTCTGAACGTGATTCCCATGCAGATTTCGCCGCTCCGCGAACGCAAAGAAGACATCGAAGACTTGGCGAACTACTTTATACACACTTACCAAGGAACCGGCGAGCATTACACGCTTTCAAGCGAAGCGCTCCACAAGTTGCAGGAATACGACTGGCCGGGCAACATTCGCGAACTCGAAAATGTAATTCAGCGCGCGCTTTGCTTTACCAGCGCAGGCGTTTTGCAGCCCGAAGACTTGCATATCGATACGCTTCGAGCATCCACGCCCATCAACGAAAGCGCCGCTCCAAAGGCAGCAAGCAAAGCCGTTCCCGCCTACGAAAGCTTTAGGCAAATGCAACTGGAACAGGAACGCGAGTTCCTCATCAAGACAATCCGTGAATGCAACGGTTCTGTGCGCGAAGCCGCCCAAAAGCTCGGACTTTTCCGCACCGCTCTCTACAACCGCCTGAATCATTTAGGCGTGAATATCAAAGAAGTAGGAAGTCGAAAGTAG
- the tsaE gene encoding tRNA (adenosine(37)-N6)-threonylcarbamoyltransferase complex ATPase subunit type 1 TsaE: MKFNSEEETYNWAVEFGRSLKPGDKVALYGNLGAGKTVISRGVCKGLGFTGSVCSPTYTILHEYPNNPPIFHFDLYRLDGGADLNEVGLDPDYLEKGISLIEWPERLEDNDPGLTHKIEIKILSETEREIEVTNL; encoded by the coding sequence GTGAAATTCAATAGCGAAGAAGAAACATACAACTGGGCGGTTGAATTCGGACGTAGCCTGAAGCCGGGCGACAAGGTGGCTCTTTATGGCAACCTGGGCGCCGGCAAGACGGTTATCAGTCGCGGGGTCTGCAAAGGTCTCGGTTTCACGGGGTCCGTTTGCTCCCCCACCTACACCATTCTGCACGAATACCCGAACAATCCGCCGATTTTCCACTTCGACCTTTACCGCCTAGACGGCGGCGCCGACTTGAACGAAGTCGGCCTCGACCCGGATTATCTGGAAAAGGGAATCAGTCTGATTGAATGGCCGGAACGCTTGGAAGACAACGACCCCGGCCTGACTCACAAGATTGAAATAAAAATTCTCTCGGAAACCGAGCGCGAAATCGAAGTCACGAATCTTTAA
- a CDS encoding iron ABC transporter permease has protein sequence MGKKGFALLAVLIVVLAYLALFNGAVGLSWSDLSFYSSHHDSVESRIFWEIRVPRLVAAVLSGISLAVAGLSLQTLFRNPLAGPFVLGISSGASLGVALSLLAGFSFGHFGVLSGAAVGALVVTSIVMFVASRFENTTILLIVGLLMGYFIDALVSLLIMGSDSESLRVYVSWGMGSFSRLTFDGIWIFALCTLVGLVLVALSVRYLNAARMGDDFAKNLGVNVRRGRVMVLLGASLLAAASTAFCGPVAFVGIAVPHLAFMLFKTSNHRVLMPASALCGVVLCLAASQFTKIPLNAVLSLVGVPVVLWVIVRGGGIRK, from the coding sequence ATGGGGAAGAAGGGCTTTGCGTTACTCGCAGTTTTAATAGTCGTTCTTGCTTATTTGGCTCTTTTTAATGGAGCGGTCGGGCTATCGTGGTCTGACCTTTCTTTTTACTCATCGCATCATGATTCTGTCGAATCTCGCATCTTTTGGGAGATTCGTGTGCCCCGACTAGTGGCGGCGGTACTGTCTGGAATTTCTTTGGCGGTCGCTGGTCTTTCACTACAGACTCTCTTTAGAAACCCGCTTGCAGGCCCGTTTGTGCTTGGTATTAGCAGCGGTGCAAGCCTCGGTGTTGCGCTTTCGCTTTTGGCCGGATTCAGCTTCGGACACTTCGGAGTGCTGTCGGGTGCGGCTGTCGGTGCGCTTGTCGTGACATCGATTGTGATGTTTGTGGCATCGCGTTTTGAGAATACGACAATACTCTTGATTGTGGGCCTTTTGATGGGCTACTTTATCGATGCCTTGGTGAGCCTTTTGATTATGGGCAGCGACTCGGAATCGCTGCGTGTGTATGTGTCTTGGGGCATGGGTAGCTTTTCGCGCCTGACCTTCGATGGCATTTGGATTTTTGCCTTGTGTACTTTAGTTGGCTTGGTCCTTGTGGCCTTGTCGGTGCGCTATTTGAATGCGGCTCGCATGGGCGATGACTTTGCAAAGAACTTGGGCGTGAATGTGCGTCGCGGTCGCGTGATGGTTTTGCTGGGAGCGTCGCTCTTGGCTGCTGCTTCGACTGCGTTTTGCGGCCCGGTGGCGTTTGTCGGAATTGCTGTTCCGCATTTGGCTTTTATGTTGTTCAAAACGAGCAACCATCGTGTGCTAATGCCTGCATCGGCTTTGTGCGGCGTGGTGCTTTGTTTAGCTGCATCGCAGTTCACGAAGATTCCGCTGAACGCGGTGTTGAGTTTGGTGGGCGTACCTGTGGTGCTCTGGGTCATTGTTCGTGGTGGGGGAATCCGCAAATGA
- a CDS encoding NAD(P)/FAD-dependent oxidoreductase, giving the protein MANFASNQYDVVVCGAGPAGLMAACTLGRLTSGARRVLLLDKKEPWKEPIFCAEAVSKGRLEKLWPADPSFVRGTLSGIYFTSPKRYRAEFYSKDCGLILNRSLFHKSIADGCKAAGVECRFDTVIKGLEKTADGWNVSVAVAGGAVETLSAAAVIDATGPSCRLTRNIECLKGIESGDTDLEPAIFAVAEGIEHSKEHIELFFGSEFEAGYGWIFPRDGVEVNIGFVLGKDVEHKEPLRKKLLDFIARDYPQAKVKAVYGGMIACGQSTKPMAKCGLFKAGDAASCVNPISRSGIVESLLCGKIVAESVKEWLEESGEKRSAIEADVLDRWMAALGKKHLQVANAKIGFNKISDAQFDRAAKNLSKLPREKQTLLRIFLTVLWSCPSLIWKMRSFLH; this is encoded by the coding sequence ATGGCAAATTTTGCATCAAATCAGTACGATGTAGTGGTTTGCGGAGCCGGTCCTGCCGGTCTCATGGCCGCTTGTACCCTGGGGCGTTTGACCTCTGGTGCAAGACGGGTTTTGCTTTTGGATAAAAAGGAACCTTGGAAGGAACCGATTTTCTGTGCAGAAGCGGTATCCAAGGGACGCCTCGAAAAGTTGTGGCCGGCCGATCCGTCGTTTGTCCGCGGAACGCTTTCGGGCATTTACTTTACGTCGCCCAAGCGCTACCGTGCTGAATTCTACAGCAAGGACTGTGGCCTGATTTTAAACCGCTCGCTTTTCCACAAGTCCATTGCCGACGGCTGTAAGGCCGCAGGTGTGGAATGCCGTTTCGATACGGTAATCAAGGGTCTCGAAAAGACGGCTGACGGTTGGAATGTTTCTGTGGCGGTTGCCGGTGGCGCAGTCGAAACGCTCTCGGCAGCGGCAGTTATCGATGCGACGGGTCCGAGCTGCAGGCTTACCCGCAATATCGAATGCCTCAAGGGAATCGAATCGGGCGATACCGATTTGGAACCCGCCATTTTTGCGGTGGCCGAAGGCATCGAACACAGCAAGGAACACATCGAACTCTTCTTCGGTTCTGAATTCGAAGCAGGCTACGGCTGGATTTTCCCGCGCGACGGCGTCGAGGTCAATATCGGTTTCGTGCTCGGCAAAGATGTCGAACACAAGGAACCCTTGCGTAAGAAACTTTTGGATTTTATCGCTCGCGATTATCCGCAGGCAAAGGTGAAGGCCGTATACGGCGGCATGATTGCTTGCGGCCAGTCCACAAAGCCTATGGCCAAGTGCGGACTCTTTAAAGCGGGCGATGCAGCTAGCTGCGTGAATCCGATTAGCCGTTCGGGCATTGTCGAATCGCTTTTGTGCGGTAAAATCGTAGCTGAATCGGTCAAGGAATGGCTCGAAGAATCCGGCGAAAAACGCAGTGCCATTGAAGCTGACGTTCTTGACCGCTGGATGGCTGCTCTCGGCAAAAAGCATTTGCAGGTGGCAAACGCCAAGATTGGTTTTAACAAGATTAGCGATGCCCAGTTTGACCGTGCTGCTAAAAACCTTTCTAAGCTTCCTCGCGAAAAGCAGACTCTGCTCCGTATTTTCTTGACGGTGCTGTGGTCTTGTCCGTCGCTGATTTGGAAGATGCGCTCTTTCTTGCATTGA